Proteins from a single region of Bos javanicus breed banteng chromosome 7, ARS-OSU_banteng_1.0, whole genome shotgun sequence:
- the LOC133252107 gene encoding olfactory receptor 6E1-like produces the protein MDQRNKTIVTEFILLGFQNGKEVEILLFSAFLLMYMISLIGNTMIILLVCGDYRLHSPMYFFVANLSFLEVAITSTVVPKMLANTFSLTKAISFVGCLTQSFFYFLLGSTEFFILAVMSFDRYVAICNPLRYAIIMNKQTCISLLLGSYIGAFLSILVSSMLTAPLPFCGPNVINHFFCDSAPVLKLVCADISVAELADFVSSVLLLLGSLLLTGVSYTYIIITIFRIPSVQGRHKAFSTCVSHITVVTLYYGSSIFIYVRPQKGNVTDVNKFATVLNTIVTPMLNPFIYSLRNEKVKDSLRDGVNKYVIMLTNLRSLKSKK, from the coding sequence ATGGATCAAAGAAACAAGACCATTGTCACTGAGTTCATTCTTCTAGGATTTCAGAACGGGAAAGAAGTAgaaattcttcttttttctgCATTCCTGCTTATGTACATGATATCTCTGATTGGCAACACCATGATTATCCTTTTGGTGTGTGGTGACTACCGTCTGCATTCACCCATGTATTTTTTTGTAGCCAATCTTTCTTTCCTTGAGGTTGCAATTACCTCCACGGTGGTGCCTAAGATGTTAGCCAACACATTTTCCCTCACCAAAGCAATATCCTTTGTGGGATGTCTTACACAGtctttcttctactttctctTGGGCTCCACAGAATTCTTCATCTTGGCTGTTATGTCCTTTGATCGATACGTTGCCATCTGCAACCCACTGAGGTATGCCATCATCATGAACAAACAAACATGCATATCATTGCTTCTGGGATCTTACATAGGTGCATTTTTGTCAATTTTGGTCTCATCGATGTTAACTGCCCCTCTGCCCTTTTGTGGGCCAAATGTAATTAATCACTTCTTCTGTGACAGTGCTCCTGTGCTAAAGTTGGTCTGTGCAGATATCTCTGTGGCTGAGCTGGCTGACTTTGTCTCCTCTGTTTTGTTGCTATTGGGTTCCTTGCTCCTGACAGGAGTGTCttacacatatattattattactatctttAGAATTCCCTCTGTCCAGGGACGACATAAAGCTTTCTCCACCTGTGTTTCACATATCACTGTAGTAACACTTTACTATGGAAGCTCCATCTTCATCTATGTCCGCCCACAAAAGGGTAATGTGACGGATGTTAACAAATTTGCCACAGTGCTAAACACCATTGTGACACCAATGTTGAATCCTTTCATCTACAGTCTTcgaaatgagaaagtgaaagattcCCTGAGAGATGGTGTCAATAAATATGTGATTATGCTAACAAATTTAAGatctttaaaatctaaaaaatga